One genomic window of Meles meles chromosome 3, mMelMel3.1 paternal haplotype, whole genome shotgun sequence includes the following:
- the PTCD2 gene encoding pentatricopeptide repeat-containing protein 2, mitochondrial isoform X2 translates to MAATIRLPKHDLLQALRSSVYPGVGGSGSTCCRCPLGAKRYLLTDSIVKLEEFQHKKVAIAYHLPGTKATYLRNMEEKLTQNKLILKEELKTLLHLCESRDDMELVKNVIYRYHTENRNVTFGAYKFGPLFMRLCYELDLEESAMELIKDQHLRGFFSDSTSFNILMDMLFIKGKYSSALEVLIEMKNQDVKFNKDTYVLAFAICYKLVHDIIY, encoded by the exons ATGGCTGCCACAATTCGCCTGCCGAAGCACGACCTTCTGCAGGCGCTGCGGAGTTCGGTGTATCCTGGGGTGGGAGGCTCAGGCTCCACGTGCTGCCGCTGCCCTCTCGGAG ctAAAAGATACCTACTTACAGATAGTATTGTGAAATTGGAAGAATTTCAGCACAAGAAGGTGGCTATTGCATATCATCTTCCTGGCACCAAAG CAACCTATCTGAGAAACATGGAAGAGAAATTGACTCAGAACAAGCTCATCTTGAAGGAGGAGTTGAAAACCTTGCTTCATTTGTGCGAATCCAGGGACGATATGGAACTGgttaaaaatgtcatttacag GTACCATACAGAGAACAGAAATGTGACTTTCGGAGCGTATAAATTTGGACCACTTTTCATGAGATTGTGCTATGAGTTGGATCTTGAGGAATCTGCAATGGAACTCATCAAAGACCAG catTTACGAGGTTTCTTCTCAGACTCCACCTCATTCAATATTTTGATGGATATGTTATTTATCAAAGGCAAATATTCAA GTGCATTGGAAGTACTGATAGAGATGAAAAACCAAGATGTGAAGTTCAACAAAGATACCTATGTCCTTGCTTTTGCAATTTGCTACAAACTG gTACATGACATTATTTACTGA